A genomic window from Pelagicoccus albus includes:
- a CDS encoding tetratricopeptide repeat protein, giving the protein MKKLAIPLSLIAIAAVATVGFLLIQKAAKTKALIAEAVPEIPASKIQPEELLQRVKKSSEQAKEGPEELEGLKELSRLYHANGLTNEAWKCYATLIVADPSEPRWPYQLGRILAGYGRLEEATPLFEKTVDLAPDYLPARIRLGDTLLKQNLTKEAGKVYQGVLSKDESNAYALVGVARVAIADGDWQLARKHLEQSVQATNFQIGADLLGDVYKQLGLSGKERIVLQNMEWGSYADIPDPWSLTLMDDCYDAYQVSIAGGWVAHQGDKRTGFRYIKRAADLDPNTAIYQYQLAGAYMDLNDPENAEIHFRRCVEIQPSFGDAWLALISIARDRNSPTSARRILEEGLKAAPESPSLNIEKGNVLVAQRQFEKAYPYFHRSIELRSHEAGGFIALAQAYIKEGRIEEGMEQMREALVREPANPIVLSSMAFDAIMKSDKSAADKWFKRIRQQARFLPEDLNRIESMYFEVFGTAAPK; this is encoded by the coding sequence CAAAAGGCAGCCAAGACAAAAGCCCTGATTGCCGAGGCCGTACCCGAAATCCCTGCAAGCAAGATACAACCCGAGGAACTGCTCCAGCGCGTAAAAAAATCTAGCGAACAAGCTAAAGAGGGACCTGAAGAACTGGAGGGATTGAAAGAGCTCAGTCGCCTCTACCACGCCAACGGACTTACTAATGAAGCCTGGAAGTGCTACGCCACCCTGATCGTGGCCGACCCTTCAGAACCTCGCTGGCCCTATCAGCTTGGCCGCATTCTTGCCGGCTACGGAAGGCTTGAGGAAGCAACGCCTCTTTTCGAAAAGACCGTCGATCTCGCCCCCGACTACTTACCTGCTCGTATTCGCCTCGGCGATACACTGCTAAAGCAAAACCTCACCAAAGAAGCTGGCAAGGTCTACCAAGGCGTCCTCTCAAAAGATGAATCAAATGCCTACGCCTTGGTCGGAGTTGCCCGCGTGGCAATCGCGGATGGCGACTGGCAATTAGCCAGAAAGCATCTGGAGCAATCGGTTCAGGCGACCAATTTCCAGATCGGTGCCGATTTGCTGGGTGATGTCTATAAGCAGCTTGGTCTAAGCGGCAAAGAACGGATCGTTCTGCAAAACATGGAATGGGGAAGCTACGCGGACATCCCCGACCCATGGTCTTTGACGCTCATGGACGACTGCTACGACGCGTACCAAGTTTCCATCGCTGGGGGCTGGGTCGCTCACCAAGGCGACAAGCGCACTGGGTTTCGCTACATAAAAAGAGCCGCCGACTTGGATCCGAATACTGCCATCTACCAGTATCAATTAGCAGGTGCCTATATGGATCTCAACGACCCGGAGAATGCGGAAATCCACTTCCGCCGCTGCGTCGAAATCCAGCCCAGTTTTGGCGATGCCTGGCTGGCCTTGATCAGTATCGCCAGAGATCGAAACAGCCCTACTTCCGCTCGAAGAATTCTGGAGGAAGGCCTCAAAGCCGCTCCCGAGTCGCCCTCTCTCAATATCGAAAAGGGCAACGTACTCGTCGCTCAAAGGCAGTTCGAAAAAGCCTACCCATACTTTCATCGCTCCATTGAGCTTCGCTCCCATGAAGCGGGAGGATTCATCGCCTTAGCCCAAGCATATATTAAAGAAGGCCGCATCGAAGAAGGTATGGAGCAAATGCGGGAGGCGCTCGTCCGCGAACCGGCCAACCCCATCGTGCTCTCTTCCATGGCATTTGATGCCATCATGAAATCCGACAAAAGCGCCGCCGACAAATGGTTTAAACGTATTCGGCAACAAGCGCGTTTCCTGCCCGAGGACCTCAATCGCATCGAAAGCATGTATTTCGAGGTCTTCGGAACCGCAGCTCCTAAGTAA
- a CDS encoding ATP-binding protein: protein MLKSKEAVGVKDGWSGRSSDESHRVLLLQDSEIDREFLSKLLKVKNLRCEYSLTLAKTYAEAVHLLEESVFDVVLLDLGLSTTVEKEVLSQFLDKSPCPVLVLSSLEDEDLARELMQLGVQEFLWKNGLNGLALERTINHSIERFRLFLELTEAKQRAEAASQAKSDFLAVMSHEFRTPMNGILGGINLLESLCEKPQAQDLLAMMKQCAENQVTLIGDVLDISKIEAGGLELSPDVFSPRDIVSSVLSVVAYDARKKGLMLAVEIAPDIPKDIVSDAQCLRQILMNLVGNAVKFTPQGEVRIHVRMARDGVIEFSVSDTGIGIARKNLDTIFETFTQVDSSYSRRYQGTGLGLAISQRLVKILGGEIRVESEVGCGSVFSFTIDCRLGSEIEQVLNEDNFDLSSRFAEAYPLSVLVVEDSPLERSFLMASFTKLGYEPKEASDGREALRLSCDECFDIVFIDVRMPELDGFETAERLVDCVSRRGVERPYLAAITATITADVRSKCDELEIDALIAKPLSSDNIRACLRSACQNRQRARN, encoded by the coding sequence ATGCTAAAGTCCAAAGAGGCAGTTGGGGTAAAAGACGGGTGGTCCGGCAGATCGTCGGACGAAAGCCATCGAGTGCTCCTTTTGCAGGATTCCGAGATCGATCGAGAATTTCTCAGCAAACTTTTGAAGGTTAAGAATCTCCGGTGCGAATATTCGCTGACCTTGGCTAAGACCTACGCGGAGGCGGTGCACTTGTTGGAGGAAAGTGTTTTTGATGTGGTTCTGCTCGATTTGGGTTTGTCGACGACGGTTGAAAAGGAAGTGCTCTCGCAATTCTTGGACAAATCTCCCTGTCCCGTTCTCGTGTTGAGTAGCTTGGAGGATGAAGATCTGGCGCGTGAGCTTATGCAGCTAGGGGTTCAAGAATTTCTTTGGAAAAACGGGCTTAACGGGCTCGCTTTGGAACGTACTATCAACCACTCGATTGAACGCTTTCGTCTATTCCTTGAACTCACCGAAGCAAAGCAAAGAGCCGAAGCAGCGTCCCAGGCGAAAAGTGATTTTCTCGCCGTAATGAGCCACGAGTTTCGTACTCCCATGAACGGTATCCTAGGCGGTATCAACTTGCTGGAGAGCCTTTGCGAAAAGCCGCAAGCTCAGGATTTGCTGGCGATGATGAAGCAGTGTGCTGAAAATCAGGTAACACTGATCGGGGACGTTTTAGATATCAGCAAAATCGAAGCGGGAGGCTTGGAGTTATCGCCTGATGTTTTTAGTCCGCGAGATATCGTCTCCTCCGTTTTGAGCGTTGTTGCTTACGACGCTCGCAAGAAGGGGTTGATGTTAGCGGTAGAGATTGCTCCGGATATCCCGAAGGATATTGTTTCGGATGCCCAGTGCCTGCGGCAGATCTTGATGAATCTGGTAGGTAACGCCGTTAAGTTTACACCTCAGGGCGAGGTGCGGATACATGTCAGAATGGCGAGGGACGGGGTGATAGAGTTCAGTGTTAGTGACACGGGGATTGGTATCGCTCGTAAGAATCTGGATACGATTTTCGAGACCTTTACCCAAGTTGATTCCTCCTACAGTCGCCGTTACCAAGGCACTGGTCTGGGCTTGGCTATCAGTCAGCGCCTCGTGAAGATTTTGGGCGGAGAGATAAGGGTGGAAAGCGAGGTGGGCTGCGGATCTGTCTTCTCGTTCACCATTGATTGCCGCCTCGGTAGCGAGATCGAGCAAGTTCTGAATGAGGACAATTTTGATTTGTCCAGCCGTTTTGCTGAGGCCTATCCGTTGTCGGTTTTAGTGGTGGAGGATAGCCCACTGGAACGCAGCTTCCTGATGGCGTCCTTTACCAAGCTCGGCTACGAGCCCAAGGAGGCCTCGGATGGACGTGAAGCTCTCCGGCTTAGCTGCGATGAGTGCTTTGACATCGTGTTTATCGACGTACGTATGCCGGAATTAGATGGCTTCGAAACCGCGGAACGACTTGTGGACTGTGTGTCACGCCGAGGCGTGGAACGCCCTTACCTAGCAGCAATCACTGCGACTATCACAGCGGATGTCCGGTCCAAATGCGATGAGCTGGAAATCGATGCCCTGATTGCGAAACCTCTGTCTTCGGACAACATCAGAGCCTGCCTGCGCTCGGCCTGCCAAAACCGGCAGCGAGCGAGAAACTAG
- the larE gene encoding ATP-dependent sacrificial sulfur transferase LarE, translating into MQENPKVQDQIARIANWFTQIEGSITAFSGGVDSALVIYLARQHLGKGLAIACISDSPSLKRSDLQEAIEFCQVHDISLEIIKTKELEDEAYYSNPVNRCYACKSHLYNDLSEQLKRYPGFVVLNGTNQDDFGDYRPGLQAAQQNAVRSPLAECGLNKDAVRSLARHFGLKVWDKPASPCLSSRIPYGQIVTREKLSQIEQAESELTRLGFKTARVRHFGSEARVEVPSADLPKLEGLLQALRLHYKELGFSQTTIDQEGLVSGKLNRAIRPLT; encoded by the coding sequence ATGCAGGAAAACCCGAAAGTACAGGATCAGATTGCCCGAATCGCTAATTGGTTCACCCAAATTGAAGGGAGCATCACCGCATTTTCCGGAGGAGTCGACTCAGCCCTGGTCATCTACTTGGCCCGTCAACATCTAGGCAAAGGACTAGCAATCGCCTGCATTTCCGATTCCCCCAGCTTGAAACGGTCGGACCTACAAGAAGCGATCGAGTTCTGCCAAGTCCACGATATCTCCTTGGAAATCATAAAAACCAAGGAACTGGAGGACGAAGCCTACTACAGCAATCCGGTCAACCGCTGCTACGCCTGCAAGTCGCACCTCTACAACGACCTATCGGAGCAATTGAAGAGGTATCCGGGCTTTGTGGTTCTCAATGGCACGAACCAAGACGACTTTGGCGATTACCGACCCGGCCTGCAGGCCGCCCAGCAAAACGCCGTCCGCTCGCCTCTCGCGGAGTGTGGACTTAATAAGGACGCGGTCAGGAGCCTAGCTCGACACTTCGGCCTGAAGGTTTGGGATAAACCTGCCAGTCCATGCCTGAGCTCTCGGATTCCCTACGGTCAAATCGTAACGAGGGAAAAGCTATCCCAGATTGAGCAAGCCGAAAGCGAGCTGACACGGCTTGGCTTCAAGACAGCCCGCGTCCGTCATTTCGGCTCGGAAGCCCGCGTTGAAGTGCCATCCGCAGACCTGCCCAAACTAGAAGGACTCCTCCAAGCACTAAGGCTTCACTATAAAGAACTCGGCTTCAGCCAAACAACGATTGACCAAGAGGGTCTTGTATCCGGAAAACTGAACAGAGCGATCAGACCTTTAACATGA
- the larB gene encoding nickel pincer cofactor biosynthesis protein LarB, with protein sequence MNDSFNLDFDRTERLGFPEVVFGAGKTLEVLTEILQAYQAKGLNALATKVQPEKGKQLLNTFPNAFFEEVSGIFMLEQPQQNKKPGPQVAILSGGSSDAYVVNEAFHTLNFLGCGAKRFNDIGIAGIHRLLAKVEELKSFSVLIVVAGFEGALPTAVGGLLPQPIIAVPASVGYGVSAGGQVALNAMLSSCANGVSVVNIDNGYGAAMAALRIVKALTR encoded by the coding sequence ATGAACGATTCGTTTAACTTAGATTTCGACCGCACAGAGCGACTCGGCTTCCCCGAGGTAGTCTTCGGAGCAGGTAAGACACTCGAAGTATTGACAGAGATACTACAGGCTTACCAAGCCAAAGGCTTGAACGCGCTCGCCACAAAGGTTCAACCCGAAAAAGGCAAACAGCTTCTCAACACTTTTCCAAATGCGTTCTTCGAAGAGGTATCGGGAATCTTCATGCTCGAACAGCCGCAGCAAAACAAAAAGCCGGGGCCCCAAGTGGCGATTTTATCCGGAGGCTCGTCCGACGCCTACGTTGTGAATGAGGCCTTCCACACTTTGAATTTTCTAGGATGCGGAGCAAAACGCTTTAACGACATCGGCATCGCCGGTATCCATCGCCTTCTCGCAAAAGTGGAGGAATTGAAATCATTCTCCGTTCTGATCGTAGTGGCTGGATTCGAAGGGGCCCTGCCCACTGCCGTTGGCGGTCTTCTTCCTCAGCCGATCATCGCGGTCCCCGCTTCGGTTGGATACGGAGTATCTGCCGGCGGCCAAGTCGCGCTCAACGCCATGCTCTCGAGCTGCGCCAACGGAGTTAGCGTAGTGAATATCGACAATGGCTATGGAGCCGCCATGGCCGCATTACGTATAGTTAAGGCCCTTACTCGATAA
- the larC gene encoding nickel pincer cofactor biosynthesis protein LarC: MPSTLYIEPFSGIAGDMLLSALCELTDAYEEIKELPSRLHLPDGKIEIQRLNKNGISCRHIKIIDTGEHGEHTHTHDHGGVPHTHSHGAHRHLSDILNLIEKAHISDGAKEIAKAIFLIIGESESRIHDIPLDTIHFHEVSGVDSILDIVGCAVLLDKLDVTQTFADPVCVGFGQVNTQHGKLPVPAPATADILKGIPTYKGEEAGERCTPTGAAILKFLSPRFESPSRPTKAIAYGPGQKDFEAANVVRVSLLEDDIETATSIWIVETNLDDMSPELLGLHFQEGLLEAGAVDFHFSQVTMKKGRPGLTLCALTPKENRDAVAEYILENTTSIGVRFYPAKRRILSRKKITLETKLGTVLAKETETPSGSKKRKIEYDSLVGLAEKHGISVSEAKRRIEAP; the protein is encoded by the coding sequence ATGCCCTCCACACTCTACATCGAACCGTTTTCCGGGATAGCCGGAGATATGCTACTCAGCGCTCTTTGCGAACTCACGGATGCCTACGAAGAAATCAAAGAGCTTCCCAGCCGGCTTCACCTGCCAGACGGGAAAATTGAAATCCAACGCCTCAACAAAAATGGGATCTCCTGCCGTCATATCAAGATAATCGATACAGGTGAGCACGGCGAACATACCCACACTCACGATCACGGCGGAGTCCCTCACACTCACAGCCATGGAGCCCATAGACATCTTAGCGACATCCTAAACCTGATCGAAAAAGCCCATATATCCGACGGAGCAAAAGAGATAGCCAAGGCGATATTCCTAATCATAGGTGAATCGGAATCCCGGATACACGACATCCCACTAGATACGATTCATTTCCACGAAGTCAGCGGGGTCGATTCGATTTTAGACATCGTGGGTTGTGCCGTCCTCTTGGATAAACTGGATGTAACGCAAACCTTTGCCGACCCGGTGTGCGTTGGGTTTGGGCAGGTAAATACTCAGCACGGAAAACTGCCCGTTCCCGCTCCGGCCACGGCTGATATCCTTAAGGGGATTCCAACTTACAAAGGGGAAGAGGCTGGAGAACGCTGCACTCCCACTGGCGCCGCTATCCTGAAGTTCCTAAGCCCTCGTTTCGAATCACCATCACGCCCAACAAAGGCCATCGCCTACGGACCTGGGCAAAAAGACTTCGAAGCAGCAAACGTAGTGAGAGTCTCACTACTTGAGGACGACATAGAAACAGCGACTTCCATTTGGATCGTCGAAACGAATCTCGACGATATGTCGCCAGAGTTGCTCGGACTTCACTTTCAAGAAGGTCTGTTGGAAGCTGGAGCTGTTGATTTCCACTTCAGTCAGGTAACCATGAAAAAGGGGCGTCCGGGGCTGACGCTTTGCGCTTTGACCCCAAAGGAAAATAGGGATGCCGTCGCGGAGTACATTCTCGAAAACACCACAAGCATTGGCGTTCGCTTCTACCCTGCAAAACGACGAATTCTAAGCCGGAAAAAGATTACTCTGGAAACAAAGCTCGGTACAGTTCTAGCTAAAGAAACAGAGACACCTTCCGGCAGCAAAAAAAGGAAGATCGAGTACGATTCACTCGTTGGACTGGCCGAAAAGCACGGAATCTCCGTTTCTGAAGCCAAGAGAAGAATCGAAGCCCCCTAG
- a CDS encoding M56 family metallopeptidase, with protein MADLFWLYWDASVRFALLSALMLLAVPFLRRWLSPKLLCWAWALLVIRLSLPLALPFSGSIFNLNDNLRPSTWTNVLRSGVVDAGLGETMLPVFRTQDELVKSTLVGFSWEHALVLLWALGFLALMGRLVFNAVRLHQFFDRADRKNSGRLYEIFKDTRYRFGIHANVPLLVSRDVKTPGIAGIFNPRVVLPVFCEKELSDEEVRCVLLHELTHYKRGDLFLHHLLMLVCFVHWYNPLVWLVFRQFKISMEQACDADVVNTVCITTVRDYGLTLLQVMKRGRGALVSPAGALCLLGNRKSSALKDRIHLIASPRRSGPVLGTVGLALFGASFVYSITGEADVETEGERLLSLTRFPGASLFRANNDRFDFETANELSFNSAYLGRPQSWVQEVDASEFRGEEVVARVTYEVNAASSDQEFWVTVKNDAGQVIHSASTKSVSNAGGETRFMEIRLGLAKSAAGIDYGLSSGGGGSGVWLRSFELIDKSATRRSSTMP; from the coding sequence ATGGCTGACTTATTCTGGCTCTATTGGGACGCTTCGGTTCGTTTCGCTCTTCTCAGCGCGTTGATGTTGCTGGCAGTGCCGTTCCTGCGACGGTGGCTGTCGCCGAAGCTTCTCTGTTGGGCTTGGGCCTTGTTAGTTATCCGCCTTTCCCTTCCGCTCGCTCTCCCGTTTAGCGGAAGTATTTTCAATTTAAACGACAACCTTCGCCCTTCGACTTGGACCAACGTGCTCCGTAGTGGAGTGGTGGACGCCGGACTTGGCGAGACGATGCTCCCGGTTTTCCGGACTCAAGACGAGTTGGTGAAGAGCACCTTGGTTGGTTTCTCGTGGGAGCATGCATTGGTGCTCCTTTGGGCCTTGGGCTTTTTAGCCCTGATGGGTCGCTTGGTTTTCAACGCGGTCCGTTTGCACCAGTTTTTCGACCGTGCGGATCGGAAGAACTCCGGCAGGCTGTACGAAATTTTCAAGGATACCCGCTACCGCTTCGGCATTCATGCCAATGTGCCGCTGCTTGTTTCCCGAGACGTGAAGACGCCGGGTATTGCTGGCATCTTTAACCCACGCGTGGTCTTGCCCGTTTTCTGCGAAAAGGAGCTCAGCGACGAGGAAGTGCGCTGCGTCTTGCTGCATGAACTGACTCACTACAAGCGTGGCGACCTCTTCCTGCATCACCTTTTGATGCTGGTTTGTTTTGTCCACTGGTACAATCCGCTGGTCTGGCTCGTTTTTCGCCAGTTCAAGATTTCCATGGAGCAGGCTTGTGACGCGGATGTGGTCAACACGGTTTGCATCACTACCGTTCGCGATTACGGTTTAACGCTTTTACAAGTAATGAAGCGCGGACGCGGCGCCTTGGTATCCCCAGCTGGAGCCCTTTGCCTTTTGGGCAACCGCAAGTCTAGCGCGTTGAAGGATCGTATTCACTTGATCGCTAGCCCACGTCGTTCTGGCCCCGTTTTGGGGACCGTTGGTCTTGCGCTTTTTGGAGCTTCTTTCGTTTATTCAATCACCGGTGAAGCGGACGTGGAGACGGAAGGTGAGCGTCTTTTGAGCCTGACTCGTTTTCCTGGTGCATCGCTTTTCCGAGCAAACAACGATCGCTTCGACTTTGAAACCGCCAATGAGCTTTCTTTCAACTCCGCATACTTGGGCCGCCCTCAGAGCTGGGTACAGGAAGTGGACGCTAGTGAGTTCCGGGGCGAGGAAGTGGTTGCTCGCGTAACCTATGAGGTTAATGCCGCTAGCTCCGACCAAGAGTTCTGGGTAACGGTTAAAAACGACGCGGGGCAGGTGATACACTCCGCCTCGACCAAATCCGTTAGCAACGCGGGTGGCGAAACCCGATTCATGGAAATACGATTGGGCTTAGCCAAATCGGCGGCCGGAATCGACTATGGTTTGAGTTCGGGCGGCGGCGGTTCGGGGGTCTGGTTAAGATCTTTCGAACTGATAGACAAATCCGCTACTCGAAGATCGAGTACGATGCCCTAA
- a CDS encoding BlaI/MecI/CopY family transcriptional regulator, with translation MEQGPKISDAEWEVMKVVWDHAPMTATEVLDLLPHDQWKQKTVNTFLARLENKGVIESRREGRANVYSCLLSEGECCRTEGSHFLSKVFRGKVAPMMLHFIENEELSDDELDELRAVLERKAR, from the coding sequence ATGGAACAAGGCCCTAAAATATCCGATGCTGAGTGGGAGGTGATGAAAGTCGTCTGGGATCATGCCCCAATGACCGCGACTGAAGTCCTCGACCTGCTACCCCATGACCAATGGAAACAGAAGACCGTTAATACCTTTCTGGCTCGTCTAGAGAACAAAGGGGTTATCGAGTCTCGGCGCGAAGGTCGCGCCAATGTCTACTCTTGCCTTCTAAGCGAAGGCGAGTGCTGCCGCACCGAAGGCAGCCATTTCTTGAGTAAAGTGTTCCGGGGAAAAGTCGCCCCGATGATGCTTCATTTTATCGAAAACGAAGAGTTGTCCGACGACGAACTCGACGAGTTAAGAGCAGTCTTAGAGCGGAAAGCAAGATAG
- a CDS encoding NAD(P)(+) transhydrogenase (Re/Si-specific) subunit beta, translated as MDAHDFVNLAYVASATLFVFGIKMLGAAETARRGNLVSGLGMLLAVVITLLEQGLDYIWILVGLLLGGVIGLVAARKVKMTAMPELVAVFNGFGGLASLLVAWAEFEKIRGLGWIAYELETSSNALFSGFVIYCAMLIGGVTFTGSLYAYGKLSGKLSGSATVFGGQKALNIFLLIVILVLGVIFTWSTDLDLTYKVFLSGVALSLIFGIMGVMPIGGGDMPVVISLLNSLSGVAASAAGFVIANNVLIVAGCLVGASGLILTVIMCKAMNRTLGNVLFSGFGATSSGAGDDDDREPKAISVEDAFYVLEAASSVVFIPGYGMAVAQAQHVVKELAELLEENGAEANFAIHPVAGRMPGHMNVLLAEADVEYEKLLEMDTVNPMMPTVDVAIVIGANDVVNPAATEDESSPIYGMPIIQAHMAKTVFVLKRGQGKGFSGLVNKLFVMENTRMIYGDAKATISSLVNELKGSS; from the coding sequence ATGGATGCGCACGATTTTGTCAACTTAGCCTACGTGGCCTCGGCCACATTATTTGTCTTTGGAATCAAGATGCTCGGGGCGGCGGAGACTGCTCGACGAGGAAATCTGGTTTCTGGCCTCGGAATGTTGCTTGCGGTGGTCATCACCCTGCTGGAGCAAGGTCTGGACTATATTTGGATCTTGGTGGGCCTGCTATTGGGCGGCGTGATTGGCCTCGTCGCCGCTCGCAAGGTCAAGATGACGGCGATGCCCGAGCTTGTGGCGGTCTTTAACGGATTTGGCGGATTGGCCAGCTTGCTGGTAGCTTGGGCGGAGTTCGAAAAGATCCGTGGGCTGGGATGGATTGCCTACGAATTGGAGACGAGCTCCAATGCCTTGTTCAGCGGTTTTGTCATCTACTGCGCGATGCTGATCGGGGGAGTGACCTTTACGGGTTCGCTTTACGCTTACGGGAAGCTCTCTGGCAAATTGAGTGGTAGCGCCACGGTTTTTGGAGGGCAAAAAGCACTCAATATCTTTTTGCTGATAGTGATCCTTGTCTTGGGTGTGATCTTCACTTGGAGCACCGATTTGGACCTGACCTACAAGGTCTTCCTTAGCGGAGTCGCCCTCTCGCTCATTTTTGGTATCATGGGAGTCATGCCGATCGGCGGAGGCGATATGCCTGTGGTGATCTCTTTGCTCAACAGCCTCTCAGGTGTGGCGGCGTCGGCGGCCGGTTTTGTGATCGCTAACAACGTGCTGATCGTGGCCGGCTGTTTGGTGGGAGCGAGCGGGCTCATCCTGACCGTTATCATGTGCAAGGCCATGAATCGCACCTTGGGTAACGTGCTCTTTAGCGGCTTCGGAGCGACTTCTTCGGGAGCGGGCGATGACGATGATCGCGAACCGAAAGCAATCTCGGTCGAGGATGCGTTTTACGTTTTGGAAGCTGCCAGTTCGGTGGTCTTCATTCCCGGTTACGGAATGGCGGTTGCCCAGGCTCAACACGTTGTGAAAGAGCTGGCCGAACTCCTGGAAGAGAATGGGGCGGAAGCGAATTTCGCTATCCACCCGGTGGCGGGCCGCATGCCTGGTCACATGAATGTGCTGTTGGCTGAAGCTGATGTAGAGTACGAGAAGCTCCTGGAGATGGACACGGTTAACCCCATGATGCCGACTGTGGACGTGGCGATCGTGATCGGGGCGAACGATGTGGTTAATCCGGCTGCGACTGAGGATGAAAGCAGTCCCATTTATGGAATGCCAATTATCCAAGCCCACATGGCAAAGACGGTGTTCGTGCTCAAGCGTGGGCAGGGCAAGGGGTTCTCCGGTTTGGTGAACAAGCTGTTCGTGATGGAAAATACGCGAATGATCTACGGAGACGCCAAGGCGACTATCTCCTCGCTTGTTAATGAACTGAAGGGCTCCAGCTAA
- a CDS encoding NAD(P) transhydrogenase subunit alpha has product MDLILLFFIFVLAAFLGLELISKVPSQLHTPLMSGSNAISGITIVGALLAIRAGEQGTVGMVLGFAALVFATINVVGGYVVTDRMLQMFKKKGK; this is encoded by the coding sequence ATGGATTTAATACTTTTGTTTTTCATATTCGTGCTCGCGGCCTTCCTTGGCTTAGAGCTGATCAGCAAGGTGCCTTCGCAATTGCATACGCCGCTGATGTCCGGGTCCAATGCCATCTCTGGCATCACCATCGTAGGAGCTCTGCTGGCGATTCGGGCCGGAGAGCAGGGAACCGTGGGAATGGTTCTCGGTTTTGCGGCGCTTGTATTCGCCACGATCAACGTCGTTGGCGGTTATGTGGTGACCGACCGCATGCTGCAGATGTTTAAAAAGAAGGGGAAATAA
- a CDS encoding NAD(P) transhydrogenase subunit alpha, translating into MRVFVSSETSPAEKRVALIPEAVKRLVGLGLEIVVESGAGTSSYYLDDEYVAAGARLSTNRTDELSSADIVLRVGKPAMEEAAIQKKGSWSIGFLDPFNESELIGQFAQSGVTAVSMEMIPRTTLAQKMDGLSSQANLAGYYAVIKAAERLNRILPMMMTPAGTISPARVFVIGVGVAGLQAIATAKRLGARVDAFDTRPVVEEQVKSLGAKFVKIDLGEMGQTDQGYAKELTDEQKELQKAGMAKVCAQSDIVITTAKLFGRKAPSLVDDKMLAGMKHGSVVVDLAVESGGNVAGSKLDEEIVTENGVRILGIGKLECGVAAHASQMYSANIYNFIEHFWDSEEKTLKRDLSDELLKGCVITQDGAVVHERFAK; encoded by the coding sequence ATGCGAGTATTCGTTTCTTCTGAAACCTCCCCCGCGGAAAAACGCGTCGCGCTAATCCCCGAAGCGGTGAAGCGCTTAGTCGGTCTCGGATTGGAGATCGTTGTGGAGTCTGGAGCAGGCACATCGAGCTACTATTTGGATGACGAATATGTAGCTGCAGGCGCTCGGCTTTCGACAAATCGGACTGATGAGCTTTCCTCCGCAGACATCGTTCTCCGAGTAGGAAAGCCGGCGATGGAAGAGGCCGCCATTCAAAAGAAAGGCTCTTGGTCGATCGGCTTTCTGGATCCGTTCAACGAATCGGAGCTTATCGGGCAATTCGCTCAAAGCGGTGTGACGGCGGTTAGCATGGAGATGATCCCGCGCACGACCTTGGCCCAAAAGATGGACGGTCTCAGTTCGCAGGCGAATTTGGCTGGCTACTATGCTGTTATCAAAGCGGCGGAACGGTTGAACCGCATTCTGCCGATGATGATGACGCCAGCGGGTACCATTTCTCCTGCTAGGGTTTTCGTGATCGGTGTGGGAGTGGCGGGCTTGCAAGCGATTGCAACTGCGAAGCGACTGGGAGCTCGGGTCGATGCCTTCGATACGCGTCCAGTGGTGGAGGAGCAGGTGAAGTCGCTAGGAGCCAAGTTTGTGAAAATCGACTTGGGCGAGATGGGGCAGACTGATCAGGGGTATGCCAAGGAGCTGACCGATGAGCAGAAGGAGCTGCAGAAGGCAGGTATGGCCAAGGTTTGCGCTCAGTCCGATATCGTGATCACCACGGCGAAGCTCTTCGGCAGGAAGGCTCCCTCGCTAGTAGACGATAAAATGCTGGCGGGTATGAAACACGGCAGCGTGGTGGTTGATTTGGCGGTCGAATCTGGTGGGAACGTTGCCGGATCCAAACTCGACGAGGAAATCGTTACAGAAAACGGAGTGAGGATTTTAGGGATCGGGAAGCTGGAGTGCGGAGTCGCGGCTCATGCCAGCCAAATGTATTCGGCGAATATATACAATTTCATCGAGCATTTCTGGGATTCGGAAGAGAAAACCCTGAAGCGCGATTTAAGCGACGAGCTATTGAAAGGCTGTGTCATAACCCAGGACGGAGCGGTCGTGCACGAACGTTTCGCGAAGTGA